The following coding sequences lie in one Microbacterium sp. XT11 genomic window:
- a CDS encoding tyrosine recombinase XerC, whose translation MDLEAAIDAFAEHLRTVRRLSPATVRAYRTDLRDLRDAAGSVGLESVDLEALRDWLWRATQRGDARSTLARRAAAARSFFGWATEQQLIAHDPSLRLIAPKRGHSLPTVASKEAMAQLLDGRRELAAGGDPVNLRDHAVLELLYGAGIRVSELCGLDVDDVDLQRGTARVLGKGSKERVVPFGAPAGDAIGAYLTRGRPVLAARATRDGAAMFLGSRGGRLGPRAVYALVADVLAPLVGTETVGPHALRHTAATHLLDGGADLRAVQELLGHASLGTTQIYTHVSAERLTATYRLAHPRA comes from the coding sequence ATGGACCTCGAAGCGGCGATCGACGCGTTCGCGGAGCACCTGCGCACCGTGCGCAGGCTGTCGCCGGCGACCGTACGCGCATACCGCACCGACCTCCGTGATCTCCGCGATGCGGCGGGGTCCGTCGGTCTGGAATCGGTGGACCTGGAAGCGCTGCGCGACTGGCTCTGGCGGGCGACGCAGCGAGGAGACGCACGATCCACCCTCGCGCGACGGGCCGCGGCCGCGCGATCATTCTTCGGCTGGGCGACGGAGCAGCAGCTCATCGCACACGACCCGAGCCTCCGGCTCATCGCGCCCAAACGGGGACACAGCCTCCCCACCGTCGCTTCAAAAGAGGCCATGGCCCAGCTGCTCGACGGCAGGCGGGAGCTCGCCGCCGGCGGCGATCCGGTGAATCTTCGAGACCATGCCGTCCTCGAGCTCCTATACGGGGCGGGCATCCGCGTGTCGGAGCTGTGCGGACTCGACGTCGACGACGTCGATCTGCAACGGGGTACGGCGCGGGTCCTCGGCAAGGGATCGAAGGAGCGCGTCGTCCCGTTCGGGGCTCCTGCCGGGGACGCGATCGGCGCGTACCTCACCCGGGGGCGCCCCGTACTGGCGGCGAGAGCGACACGCGACGGGGCAGCGATGTTCCTCGGCAGCCGCGGGGGTCGATTGGGGCCACGTGCGGTGTACGCCCTCGTCGCAGACGTGCTCGCCCCGCTCGTCGGCACAGAGACGGTGGGCCCGCATGCGCTGCGGCACACCGCGGCCACACACCTGCTCGACGGGGGCGCTGATCTGCGCGCCGTGCAAGAACTGCTCGGCCACGCCAGCCTCGGCACCACACAGATCTACACGCATGTCTCGGCAGAGCGCCTGACCGCCACCTACCGACTCGCGCACCCGCGGGCGTGA
- a CDS encoding ATP/GTP-binding protein — translation MPRSHRRRPARPDTEDSFDRLLASWKRTEVRRGASWTVQPVSALQAQKEYVCPGCGRVIEPGTAHVVAWRADGVLGDAADLAARRHWHSHCWRIA, via the coding sequence GTGCCGCGCTCGCACCGGCGCCGTCCGGCGCGCCCTGACACCGAAGACTCCTTCGACAGACTCCTCGCCTCGTGGAAGCGCACCGAGGTGCGCCGCGGCGCGTCATGGACGGTGCAGCCGGTCTCCGCGCTCCAGGCGCAGAAGGAGTACGTCTGCCCGGGGTGCGGCCGCGTCATCGAGCCGGGCACGGCGCACGTGGTCGCCTGGCGCGCTGACGGCGTGCTGGGGGACGCCGCGGATCTGGCGGCCCGTAGACATTGGCACTCGCACTGCTGGAGGATCGCATGA
- a CDS encoding murein hydrolase activator EnvC family protein — MTSRHPLALLLIVASCASPASATASPSSSAVHSVPVAQASPGSPAPAAMRDAPGIHVAPGIAAADAAGVAAWLWPVDGPRRVAAPYRAPAHRFGAGHRGVDIETPQGGTVRAPADGVVAFRGVVVDRALLTIEHPGGYVTTFEPMESPLSAGDPVAAGDLIGTVSAGGHTAPGRLHLGVRLDGEYINPMLLWGDIPRAVLLPCCDAG, encoded by the coding sequence ATGACCTCCAGACACCCTCTCGCGCTTCTCCTCATCGTGGCGTCGTGCGCATCGCCGGCGTCCGCGACAGCGTCGCCGTCATCGTCCGCCGTGCACTCCGTACCCGTCGCGCAGGCCTCACCCGGCTCACCCGCACCCGCTGCCATGCGCGACGCTCCCGGCATCCATGTCGCGCCCGGCATCGCGGCGGCCGACGCGGCAGGTGTCGCAGCATGGCTGTGGCCTGTCGACGGACCGCGGCGGGTCGCCGCGCCGTATCGCGCGCCGGCGCACCGATTCGGGGCCGGCCACCGCGGGGTCGACATCGAGACACCTCAGGGCGGGACGGTGCGCGCACCCGCCGACGGCGTGGTCGCGTTCCGCGGAGTCGTGGTCGACCGGGCGCTGCTGACGATCGAACACCCAGGGGGCTACGTCACGACCTTCGAGCCGATGGAGTCCCCGCTGTCCGCGGGCGACCCCGTCGCCGCCGGAGACCTCATCGGTACGGTATCCGCGGGAGGACACACGGCTCCAGGGCGGCTGCACCTCGGCGTGCGGCTGGACGGGGAGTACATCAACCCGATGCTGCTCTGGGGCGACATCCCCCGCGCGGTGCTGCTGCCGTGCTGTGACGCCGGCTGA
- a CDS encoding DivIVA domain-containing protein, whose amino-acid sequence MASDDVLGTDAREQQRPPALSLAAGRARGYHRSAVDTFLAAARTAFENGGGELTAADVRMASFPLVKNGYVVSEVDAALGRVEDALAARERERAVRAQGAGVWVERARDEAQEILDHLARPRRHRFARTGFLTFGYRIDEVDHVATRIVRYLRDGEPLTADQVRAAAFRMQRGGYREEQVDALLDATVDVILAVR is encoded by the coding sequence ATGGCATCTGACGACGTCCTCGGCACCGACGCGCGCGAGCAGCAGCGGCCGCCCGCCCTCTCGCTCGCCGCGGGGCGTGCGCGGGGTTACCATCGTTCCGCCGTCGACACGTTCCTCGCCGCGGCGCGGACCGCGTTCGAGAACGGCGGCGGCGAACTCACCGCCGCCGACGTCCGCATGGCCTCGTTCCCGCTCGTGAAGAACGGGTACGTGGTCAGCGAGGTCGACGCCGCGCTCGGACGCGTCGAGGACGCCTTGGCAGCTCGTGAACGTGAGCGGGCGGTCCGCGCGCAGGGCGCGGGCGTGTGGGTGGAGCGGGCCCGCGATGAGGCCCAGGAGATCCTCGATCACCTTGCAAGGCCGCGCCGACACCGATTCGCGCGCACCGGCTTCCTGACGTTCGGGTACCGGATCGACGAGGTCGACCACGTCGCAACGCGCATCGTGCGCTATCTGCGCGACGGCGAGCCCCTCACGGCTGATCAGGTGCGTGCAGCGGCGTTCCGGATGCAGCGCGGAGGGTACCGCGAGGAGCAGGTCGACGCGCTGCTCGACGCCACGGTCGACGTCATCCTCGCGGTCCGCTGA
- the tsf gene encoding translation elongation factor Ts — protein MANFTIADLKALREQLGTGMVDTKKALEEADGDVEKATEILRLKGAKGNAKRADRSTSEGLVVAREQDGAVTLVELACETDFVAKNERFIALADKVADAVAAVKADSVEAALAAQAGDKSVEQLISEEAAIIGEKVELRRVRTISGDKVEVYLHRTSKDLPPQIGVVVAYTGDDAETARSIAQHISFANPSYLSREDVPADAVEKEREIVTEISRNEGKPEAALPKIVEGRVAAFIKQVALLEQDYAKDNKLSVGQVAKDAGITVTDFARFKVGA, from the coding sequence ATGGCCAACTTCACCATCGCCGACCTCAAGGCGCTGCGTGAGCAGCTCGGCACGGGCATGGTCGACACCAAGAAGGCGCTCGAGGAGGCTGACGGAGACGTCGAGAAGGCCACCGAGATCCTGCGCCTGAAGGGTGCCAAGGGCAACGCGAAGCGCGCTGACCGCTCGACCAGCGAGGGCCTCGTCGTCGCTCGCGAGCAGGACGGCGCCGTGACGCTCGTCGAGCTCGCCTGCGAGACCGACTTCGTCGCGAAGAACGAGCGCTTCATCGCTCTCGCCGACAAGGTCGCCGACGCGGTCGCCGCCGTCAAGGCCGACTCCGTCGAGGCGGCTCTGGCCGCGCAGGCGGGCGACAAGTCCGTCGAGCAGCTCATCTCGGAGGAGGCGGCGATCATCGGCGAGAAGGTCGAGCTCCGTCGCGTGCGCACGATCTCCGGCGACAAGGTCGAGGTCTACCTGCACCGTACGAGCAAGGACCTCCCGCCGCAGATCGGCGTCGTGGTCGCCTACACGGGTGACGACGCCGAGACGGCTCGCAGCATCGCGCAGCACATCTCCTTCGCGAACCCGTCGTACCTCTCGCGCGAGGACGTCCCCGCGGACGCCGTCGAGAAGGAGCGCGAGATCGTCACCGAGATCTCGCGCAACGAGGGCAAGCCCGAGGCTGCCCTGCCGAAGATCGTCGAGGGTCGCGTCGCCGCGTTCATCAAGCAGGTCGCCTTGCTGGAGCAGGACTACGCGAAGGACAACAAGCTGTCGGTCGGCCAGGTCGCGAAGGATGCCGGTATCACCGTCACCGACTTCGCGCGCTTCAAGGTCGGCGCGTAA
- the frr gene encoding ribosome recycling factor, which produces MIADVLAETTSRMARAVEAAKEDFATVRTGRANPQLFQKLMVDYYGSPTPLAQLASLANPEARTLIITPYDKSALKAIEQAVRDMPNLGANPSNDGNIVRVTMPELTADRRKEYVKLVKSKAEDAKVHVRGIRRKAKDELDALKSELGEDEIARGEKELDALTRQHVDLIDDALKRKEAELLEV; this is translated from the coding sequence GTGATCGCGGACGTCCTCGCTGAAACCACCTCTCGCATGGCCCGGGCGGTCGAAGCTGCCAAGGAGGACTTCGCCACGGTCCGCACCGGCCGTGCCAACCCGCAGCTGTTCCAGAAGCTGATGGTGGATTACTACGGCTCCCCGACGCCGCTCGCGCAGCTGGCGTCGCTGGCGAACCCCGAGGCTCGCACGCTCATCATCACGCCCTACGACAAGTCGGCGCTCAAGGCGATCGAGCAGGCCGTGCGCGACATGCCGAACCTCGGCGCCAACCCCTCGAACGACGGCAACATCGTCCGCGTCACGATGCCGGAGCTGACGGCGGACCGTCGCAAGGAGTACGTCAAGCTGGTCAAATCGAAGGCCGAAGACGCCAAGGTGCACGTCCGCGGGATCCGCCGCAAGGCGAAGGACGAGCTCGATGCCCTCAAGAGCGAGCTCGGCGAGGACGAGATCGCACGGGGGGAGAAGGAGCTCGACGCCCTCACGCGCCAGCATGTCGACCTCATCGACGACGCACTCAAGCGCAAAGAGGCCGAGCTCCTCGAGGTGTAG
- a CDS encoding transglycosylase SLT domain-containing protein has protein sequence MNSRNDMTPDGELVSPAPASTTAAPRTSARKRGAAGVIAGLAVVGFAAAMVAPTGMALADPPAEPATESAYSAALADTQNLTVTVEGAAIAPVERGTFSVYVTPKPTPTPTPEVASSRRSGGGGGGGPLFYTGGGAPAEWMAAAGIPESDWGYVDYIVSHESGWNPNATNRSSGACGLVQALPCSKVPGNGYNPVDNLRWGSGYASSRYGGWAGAYAFWSKNHWW, from the coding sequence GTGAACTCCCGAAACGACATGACTCCCGACGGTGAACTCGTCTCGCCGGCGCCTGCGAGCACGACGGCTGCGCCCCGGACGAGCGCGCGCAAGCGTGGCGCCGCAGGCGTCATCGCGGGCCTTGCCGTGGTCGGTTTCGCTGCGGCGATGGTGGCACCGACGGGAATGGCGCTCGCCGATCCCCCCGCTGAGCCGGCGACGGAATCCGCATACTCCGCAGCTCTCGCCGACACGCAGAATCTCACGGTCACCGTTGAGGGTGCTGCGATCGCACCGGTGGAGCGCGGCACGTTCTCGGTGTACGTGACGCCCAAGCCCACGCCGACGCCGACCCCAGAGGTCGCCTCGTCGCGTCGCAGCGGCGGCGGGGGCGGGGGTGGCCCGCTGTTCTATACGGGTGGCGGCGCTCCGGCCGAGTGGATGGCGGCCGCGGGCATCCCCGAATCGGACTGGGGTTACGTCGACTACATCGTCTCGCACGAGAGCGGCTGGAATCCGAACGCGACGAACCGTTCGTCCGGTGCGTGCGGTCTCGTGCAGGCGCTGCCCTGCAGCAAGGTGCCGGGGAACGGCTACAACCCTGTCGACAACCTGCGCTGGGGCTCGGGCTACGCCTCCAGTCGGTATGGCGGCTGGGCGGGCGCCTACGCGTTCTGGTCGAAGAACCACTGGTGGTGA
- a CDS encoding phosphatidate cytidylyltransferase: MSDDISDRGEPLPPKRRQAGDGSATGAPLADEAFPGFDATSIPPRPPLPTPTRSGGRTETGDLGAIREQWRAARDELGTHVSHARDQLDQANERIKQRTGRDLVVAIAIGLAFGAALLASLLFTKVFFIPFALAAALLGVYELALALRGAGRRIDVVPQLVAAAVVVLPAYFVQIWLVWVMLFVAVAFVIVWRLLAQMVAKDGRTYGDVLADAVIGGFVQIYVPFLAAVALILLRQEGGQWWVLSFITIAVAADTGAYATGLAFGKHPMAPRISPKKTWEGFAGAVVASVAAGVLLAMFLLELPWWAGVIFGAAILLSATLGDLGESMLKRDIGIKDMSSWLPGHGGLLDRLDSILPSTIPALCLYFLLSPWVVL; this comes from the coding sequence ATGTCCGACGACATCAGCGACCGCGGCGAGCCACTGCCGCCGAAGCGGCGGCAGGCCGGCGACGGCTCAGCGACGGGGGCGCCCTTGGCGGATGAGGCCTTTCCGGGCTTCGACGCGACGAGCATCCCGCCGCGTCCGCCGCTTCCGACGCCGACTCGCAGCGGAGGCCGCACGGAGACGGGCGACCTCGGGGCGATCCGCGAGCAGTGGCGCGCCGCGCGCGATGAGCTCGGCACCCATGTGTCGCATGCGCGCGACCAGCTCGACCAGGCCAACGAGCGGATCAAGCAGCGGACAGGGCGCGACCTCGTCGTCGCGATCGCGATCGGTCTCGCCTTCGGCGCGGCGCTCCTCGCATCGCTGCTCTTCACCAAGGTCTTCTTCATCCCGTTCGCGCTGGCGGCTGCCCTGCTCGGCGTGTACGAGCTGGCTCTCGCTCTGCGCGGCGCTGGACGGCGCATCGACGTCGTCCCGCAGCTGGTGGCTGCGGCGGTGGTCGTGCTGCCGGCCTACTTCGTGCAGATCTGGCTCGTATGGGTCATGCTGTTCGTCGCCGTTGCCTTCGTGATCGTGTGGCGTCTGCTCGCTCAGATGGTGGCGAAGGACGGACGCACCTACGGCGATGTGCTCGCGGATGCCGTCATCGGTGGGTTCGTCCAGATCTACGTGCCCTTCCTCGCCGCTGTCGCGCTGATCCTGCTCCGTCAGGAGGGCGGGCAATGGTGGGTGCTGAGCTTCATCACGATCGCCGTCGCGGCGGACACCGGCGCTTACGCCACAGGCCTCGCCTTCGGCAAGCATCCGATGGCGCCGCGCATCAGCCCGAAGAAGACCTGGGAGGGTTTCGCCGGGGCCGTCGTGGCATCTGTCGCAGCCGGCGTGTTGCTGGCGATGTTCCTGCTGGAGCTGCCGTGGTGGGCTGGAGTGATCTTCGGTGCCGCGATCCTCCTCTCCGCGACCCTCGGAGACCTCGGCGAATCGATGCTCAAGCGCGACATCGGCATCAAGGACATGAGCTCCTGGCTCCCCGGACACGGCGGGCTGCTCGACCGGCTCGACAGCATCCTTCCTTCCACGATCCCCGCGCTCTGTCTCTACTTCCTTCTCTCACCATGGGTGGTTCTGTGA
- the dprA gene encoding DNA-processing protein DprA yields the protein MIAELRADARVRRAVEALRDGSCIDDAIARAAWSVIAEPGDGDAGAVIAHMGATDALLLLGGEATPLVSPGVDRRRLREAIARWLPRAKASAVKAAVMSATDVGARLVLPGDAAWPVSVDDLGDNAPAALWVRGDPGLLEAAPKVALVGARAATSYGEMLAGEFAGDLAASGAVIVSGGAYGIDGAAHRAALQVQGKTIAFLAGGIDRPYPQGHRELLRRISEVGAVVSEVPCGTAPTKWRFLARNRLIAAVSDATVVVEAGWRSGSLNTAGHAASLGRPLGAVPGPVTSAASSGCHRLLREYDATCVTTVGEIRELWGEPAGPAALGQGEDRVEQRLLDALSTRTGITTSEIARRSGLAPEQVSARLGFLELDGRVRQVDGGWRLASAKR from the coding sequence GTGATCGCGGAGTTGCGGGCGGATGCCAGGGTGCGGCGTGCCGTCGAGGCGTTGCGAGACGGATCGTGCATCGACGACGCGATCGCCCGGGCGGCATGGAGCGTCATCGCCGAGCCGGGAGACGGCGACGCAGGCGCGGTGATCGCCCACATGGGAGCGACCGACGCGCTCCTGCTGCTCGGGGGAGAGGCGACTCCGCTCGTCTCGCCCGGGGTCGACAGGCGACGGCTCCGTGAGGCGATCGCCCGGTGGCTTCCCCGCGCGAAAGCGTCGGCCGTCAAGGCTGCCGTGATGAGCGCGACCGATGTCGGTGCTCGTCTGGTGCTGCCAGGGGATGCCGCATGGCCCGTGTCCGTCGACGACCTCGGCGACAACGCTCCGGCCGCTCTCTGGGTGCGAGGAGACCCGGGTCTCCTCGAGGCGGCGCCCAAGGTCGCTCTCGTGGGCGCCCGTGCGGCGACATCCTATGGTGAGATGCTCGCGGGGGAGTTCGCCGGCGATCTGGCCGCCTCGGGGGCGGTGATCGTGTCCGGAGGTGCGTACGGCATCGATGGAGCCGCCCACCGTGCGGCGCTCCAGGTACAGGGCAAGACCATCGCTTTCCTCGCAGGGGGGATCGACCGTCCTTATCCGCAGGGCCATCGTGAGCTCCTGCGCAGGATCTCGGAGGTCGGAGCCGTCGTGAGCGAAGTTCCGTGCGGCACGGCTCCCACGAAATGGCGATTCCTCGCCCGGAATCGGCTCATCGCTGCTGTCAGCGACGCGACCGTCGTGGTGGAGGCCGGCTGGCGCAGCGGTTCTCTCAACACGGCCGGACATGCCGCCAGCCTCGGACGGCCGCTCGGTGCCGTACCGGGTCCGGTGACCAGCGCGGCGTCGTCGGGATGCCATCGACTGTTGCGCGAGTATGACGCCACCTGCGTGACAACCGTGGGGGAGATCCGCGAACTCTGGGGTGAGCCCGCGGGGCCCGCCGCCCTGGGGCAGGGGGAGGACCGGGTGGAGCAGCGACTGCTCGACGCCCTGAGCACGCGCACCGGCATCACGACCAGCGAGATCGCGCGGCGGAGCGGCCTCGCGCCTGAGCAGGTCAGTGCACGCCTCGGGTTCCTCGAGCTCGACGGGCGGGTACGGCAGGTCGACGGCGGATGGCGCCTGGCGTCGGCGAAGCGATGA
- the rpsB gene encoding 30S ribosomal protein S2, with amino-acid sequence MAVVTIRQLLDSGVHFGHQTRRWNPKVKRFILTERSGIHIIDLQQSLGYIDKAYDFVKETVAHGGTILFVGTKKQAQEILAEQATRVGQPYVNQRWLGGLLTNFSTIAKRLARMKELEELDYENPATSGFTKKELLLKKRELDKLHKSLGGIRNLTKTPSALWVVDAKREHLAIDEAKKLGIPVIGILDTNADPDDFQYPIPGNDDAIRSVSLLTRIIADAAAEGLQQKHNPDAGDAEPLAEWEQELLESGSAPAPAAEAAETETAEAVEAPAADAQ; translated from the coding sequence ATGGCAGTGGTCACCATCCGCCAGCTGCTCGACAGCGGCGTGCACTTCGGACACCAGACCCGCCGGTGGAACCCGAAGGTGAAGCGCTTCATCCTCACGGAGCGCAGCGGCATCCACATCATCGACCTGCAGCAGTCGCTCGGGTACATCGACAAGGCGTACGACTTCGTCAAGGAGACGGTCGCGCACGGCGGAACCATCCTCTTCGTCGGCACGAAGAAGCAGGCCCAGGAGATCCTGGCCGAGCAGGCGACCCGTGTCGGCCAGCCCTACGTCAACCAGCGCTGGCTCGGTGGCCTCCTCACGAACTTCTCGACCATCGCGAAGCGTCTCGCCCGCATGAAGGAGCTCGAGGAACTCGACTACGAGAACCCGGCGACCTCCGGCTTCACCAAGAAGGAGCTCCTGCTCAAGAAGCGCGAGCTCGACAAGCTGCACAAGTCGCTCGGCGGCATCCGCAACCTCACCAAGACGCCGTCCGCTCTCTGGGTCGTCGACGCCAAGCGTGAGCACCTCGCCATCGACGAGGCCAAGAAGCTCGGCATCCCGGTGATCGGCATCCTCGACACCAACGCCGACCCCGACGACTTCCAGTACCCGATCCCGGGCAACGACGACGCCATCCGTTCGGTGTCGCTGCTCACGCGCATCATCGCGGACGCCGCGGCCGAGGGTCTGCAGCAGAAGCACAACCCCGACGCGGGCGACGCCGAGCCGCTGGCTGAGTGGGAGCAGGAGCTCCTCGAGTCCGGCTCCGCACCGGCTCCCGCCGCCGAGGCAGCGGAGACCGAGACGGCTGAGGCTGTCGAGGCTCCTGCCGCCGACGCCCAGTAA
- the pyrH gene encoding UMP kinase, whose protein sequence is MTERTGRRRVLLKLSGEAFGAGQLGVNPDVVSQIARDIAAAVDRVEVAVVVGGGNFFRGAELSQRGMDRGRADYMGMLGTVMNALALQDFLEQAGAATRVQSAISMTQVAEPYIPRRAERHMEKGRVVIFGAGAGLPYFSTDTVAAQRALEIGATEVLVAKNGVDAIYTADPNKHADAERIDRVTYRDALQRGLKVVDSTAFSLCMDNNMDMRVFGMEPAGNVTRALLGEPIGTLVTA, encoded by the coding sequence ATGACCGAACGCACCGGACGCCGCCGCGTCCTCCTCAAGCTGTCGGGCGAGGCATTCGGAGCCGGGCAGCTCGGCGTCAACCCCGATGTCGTCAGCCAGATCGCGCGTGACATCGCCGCAGCGGTCGATCGCGTCGAGGTCGCCGTCGTCGTCGGGGGAGGCAACTTCTTCCGCGGCGCCGAGCTGAGCCAGCGCGGCATGGATCGCGGACGAGCCGACTACATGGGCATGCTCGGCACTGTCATGAACGCTCTCGCCCTGCAGGACTTCCTCGAGCAGGCCGGCGCAGCCACGCGCGTGCAGTCGGCGATCTCGATGACGCAGGTCGCCGAGCCGTACATCCCGCGCCGTGCCGAGCGTCATATGGAGAAGGGCCGCGTCGTGATCTTCGGCGCAGGCGCCGGACTCCCGTACTTCTCCACCGACACCGTGGCGGCTCAGCGCGCGCTTGAGATCGGCGCGACGGAGGTCCTCGTGGCGAAGAACGGCGTCGACGCGATCTACACGGCCGATCCGAACAAGCATGCGGACGCCGAGCGCATCGATCGCGTGACCTATCGCGACGCGCTGCAGCGCGGTCTCAAGGTCGTGGACTCCACCGCATTCAGCCTGTGCATGGACAACAACATGGACATGCGCGTCTTCGGCATGGAGCCGGCGGGCAACGTCACCAGGGCGCTTCTCGGCGAGCCGATCGGCACGCTCGTCACCGCCTGA